DNA from Eucalyptus grandis isolate ANBG69807.140 chromosome 5, ASM1654582v1, whole genome shotgun sequence:
TTTTGGTGCTCTAAAATAGAAACTAGGTTCAACTTGATATTGATGAATGCAAGGGACTCGGGAACCAGATCGGACTAGTGGTCAAGTTCCCAGATGAATCCATGAAACTAatagatgattttttattttaatttttcggaAGCGATCCTTAATGAGTGGTTTCTAATTTTAATATGGGAACCGTCTATCTGGACCATGCTGACCCTTACTAATAACTTCCCTCTCTTTCGGTCACcctttcctcctctttctccAATGGCAAACCCTCCAGATAACTCAATCAATTTACTTAATGTAATGGTGTCTTTCCACCATCGGGGCCACGGCTCCTCGATCGAGGTCTGCAAGATAACAAAAATTTCTCCAACTTCTTCCACGCGGTGCATGTGAATTGCTGCTTTAATCATTGCTAGTACGAAATTTTTGGGAGGCAGCTTATTCTCAAACAAGACCCACGCGCTTTTGGGCTTGGTCAAAAGAATTCCTCCAACTACAATAAATCATGCATGTAACATTTCCCAGAACCTTCCTATGATCCACAACCCTTTCTCATGTGTCGACCCAGCGTCCTCCACCATTCGAGTGACGTGAAAGATTATGGACGGAATTCCTCCGAGCGAAAATGAGGACTCATACGGAAATTATGTTTCTACTTATTACCAACACGACTGACTTAAGTGAAACGTTAGaagtaggaaaagaaaaaacaagatcaAAGTTTAGAGACAAAATGAAATGTTAAATAGGACATGAAGATATTGACACTCGACTATGACAAAATCCTGCAATTATTAGTGGTGGTAAGCACGAGACATATGcttgatttaattattaattatcgAGCACCTAATTCCTTTTACTTAAACTTGATGATAAAGACTTTAATAGAAGGACACAAAGATAAGGGAAAcagtcacagagagagagagagagagagagagagagagcggttATCACATGAATTACTAATTTCTTCATTAAATGGAATGCGAAAGAACCAATGGAAGAATCAACATACAGTGTACTGAAGGCAATTTTCTATGATCACTTACTGTCATTATTGATGATGGatcattttaataaattttaatcatGATAATTTATGAAATGGTGATGAGATCAGCACTTGGGGATTATAGTGAATAAAGTCATGTATCATCTAGTGGAATGTCATTTTTGCAACATTTTCAGTATTTGCTTTTAACTTGCACGAGAAATAATCTCACTTGGTCACTTGGCCATGTATAGCGTAGTCaatggaaataataataataataataataataataataataataataataataataataataataataataataataataataataataataataataataataataataacaacaataaaatttatagcTTGCTTTAAAGATTTTTGTTCAAGTAATCAAAATATAATCTAAGATTGAAAGTTCCTATGAGAATGATACATAATCATCTCTTTGCAAAAATCGTTTTGACATCATCAATTTGATGAAGAGCCATATTAATTAGCCTCTGATATTCCTTGAACCGATTTGTAGTACATACGTTTTCTTAATAGATAACCACAACACACATTATTTCACCGTTATAATTTATGAGTTACAGCTACGTTGGATTAGAAGCgattatttgaaatattatgTCGCTTGTTCAAAAGCTGCGCCTAGATGATAATTGATATTGGAGCATGTGACCATTGAAGATTTACCGTGAATATTTAATAGGCAaatgtagaaaaaagaaaaagtacatgCAGCTTCATAACTCATAAGGTTACGGGGGCAAATTAGCAAAGTTggagggaagaaaaaggaaaaatttaacCGACATAAATCGTATTCTGGGAGGAAGCTTATTTCCAAACGCTTTTGAGCTTTTAAACATGGTGGCCGACATAGATCCTCCAACTACATTGAAGCATGCATGCAGGTAACATTTCCCAGAACCTTCCTATGATCCTCAACCACCATTCCTCATCTATTGGAGTAACTTGAAAGATTATGGACGGAATTCCCCCGAACGAAAATGAGACCTCATATGGCAATtacatttgtaatttttccaatacGGCTTACTTATAGTGAAACgttagaagtagaaaaaaaaatgaccaaagttatggcgattatttttaggaaaaaccgtaaaacaaatgaagcataaatttcttcatcaaatggAATGCGAACGAGCCaagaaaagaattatatatGGTGTGCTGTCCGTAACAAGTCGACTGAAGGCATTTTTCCAGGCCCGCTTGCACCGTTTAGAAGCTGTGCGATTAACTGGAATTTTATGGTGCGTGCACAAAAGCTACACCTAGGTGATAATCGATATTCGAGCATGTGACCCATTGATTAAAGATCAGGTTGAGAAGATTTACCTTGGTATGTTGTTCGCAAAAATAGCTCAGTTATTTTAtaggcaaaaacaaaaaagaaaaagaaaaagaaaaagaaagtacatACATCTTCATAGCTCACAAGGTTAAGGGGATAATCTAGCAAAATTaaagacaagaaaaaggaaaaattctcaAGCCGGCAATCAAACCCAATGTTCATCAATAAATCGTTTTGGCATCATCAATCGGAAGAAGAGCCATATTAAGTTGCCTCCATCATTCCTTGAATGCGTACATATTTTCTCAATAGATAACTATAACACACATTCGATAGTTGTTACCATTTATGCATAATAGTCACGTGTAATTAGCAATAATCAATTAAAGGGACAATGTATTGGAAGtgataaaatttgtcacaaaagtgcaaatgaattctcaaattttcaaaaatttaatcaaatcttaaaacttgttaacaTTTTTGGTTTATTAAGTTGAATGGAGTTAATGAAAGAATTTGATAgaataaatttgacaaattttaagatttgatcgaattatttttttaagttttaagacttaattatacttttgtgacaatttttaaaattttcagtatatttatcctttaattgattttttttttcacttgctcAAGATATTGGAGCATATACCGATTGGATCAAAGATCGGGTCAAAAAGGAATTGCACGGGCAGCTTCATAAGGTTGAGGGGGCAAATTGCCGGAATCTAAGGAAAAAAGAGGGTAATTAAAAAACCGGCACCCTTTCCCGGAAATGTACTGCACTTTTCTCAGAAAAGATGTGCCTACTCCGGAGAGGACATTATAAAGCACACCCCGATGACTACAAACTCATTACTTTGAATTTGAGCTTGAGTTCTTACATAAACTGTTGATCGTCTCCTTCATTTCTGTGCTACATTTGTTCCCGTTTGATCAGCAGCCAAATCCTTCCAAGTTCTTGATGAGCTccacaaaagcaaagaaaatcatGTCGACGCAAAAGAGAGCTTTGCCTTCCACTTCTTCAGGTAAAGCAAGTCTACTCAAGAGGCCACGCAGCGCTCGAATGAAGTAAGTTCTTTCTTCCCTCTCAACATTTCGATGCTTGATCGATTATTTTATGATCGTGTTCGTTTTAGCTTTATttgagggatttttttttaataatatttttttgaattattttattaatttttatccttttatactttttttcttctcactcttttctccctctccctccttcctccttcttcctttggctccggcGACGGGCCAGAGGGGAGGCTTGACCGgtcgccggatctggtgagggctcgcctcacggtcgccgggcgaggcgagctcgcccggccgcctCAGTCCCGCGACTGGCCAGCTTGGCCAGTCGCTGGagtcaaaggaagaaggagggaggagggaagaaggagggagagggaaaaaaagaacaaaaaattaataagatatttcaaaaataaaatattcttaaaaaaggTCGCCGAGACACCGGCCGAAGGTCGCACCGTGACCGCTGAtaagccaattttgaccggatgaACTCACGTAAAATATTgaggacttaattgataaaataaataaatttatgactaaattagtataatatattttatgacttttttggtgattttcccGAACGAGGATATATGGCAAAGGAAGCATAACATTGATTAGCTTTTGCCTCGTGACGGTGCTAAATCGCTTTCGTTCTGCTTTTTGTTCGTGGGATTGTGCTGTGGATTAGATACGAAGCATAAAGACCCCCGATGTTGCCATCTCGACTCTGTTTTGCGATTTCGGCCTGGGCCAATCGCATTATTTCCTCCTGATTCGAATTAAACTTTCTTGGGAAACTTTTACATAGCCAGTGAGTTGTTATTGTTACTGGGTTACTTTGCTGTCCTGTTTGCCAAATTGTACCatcttgattgtacttttgtgcTGACCTGATCTTCACGCAGTCAAACATGGCGTTGGTCCGGGAGAAATCTTGTGCCGAGGAGCTGGTTGACAGAGGACGTTGTCCGTAGAGTGGTAAGATGAGTAAAGTAGCCAACTCGGACATACAAAATACAGTCTTTATTGTACTTCAATTGCCGATCTCTTCAATTAGGAGCGGTTGGATTCATTTCTGACCTTCCAGTCAGTTTTCGGATAGAAATCCGCATGAGAAATTGCTGCGAGATGAGTAGAAAATTATCGTTTGAGTGGTAAAAATGACCTGCTGACTGTTCTAGGCTTTTCCTGTGAAGCAATTCCAATAAGAACATGGTTTTAGGCTCTTCATGTTGTTCGGACAGTATGGATCACAAAAAGATCCAGATTTTCAATGAAGTGGCTTGGACataattttttccttgaatCTTGGAAAATGTGGTCAATGACAACTTGCACGTCGAAGGAGAACAATGAAGATACCTGTGATGTGAAACTTGTATGAGATGAAGACGTGGCAGATTGCAATGTAATTCTTTGACATTACTCCTTGCTGAACAGGTCAGGGAAGAGCTGGAGCGTGCTAACTCTGAATTGGCCAAATACCATCGAAGGtgaataaatattatttggttTGTTAGCTGTAGCTCATATGCATCAACTGATTCTTCTAGGAGAATTTCCATGTGTATTGTCTTGACAAGTAGAAATATCATAGAGTATCATAAGCCATCGGTCCATGATTCTGTTCAGCAAAGTGTAATACCAgcacatacattattttttcaatcactGAAAGGACGTTGCATTTGGAGATGGCTGCTAATTAAACTTTACTTGCTTCTGTTATCAATGTACTGGATAAAAATGTATTCCAGATTTGCGTTGACTTTTCTATGTTGCATTACATtaaagaaatgcatttgatgagTCTGGTAGACTGGTATCCATCTTTTTATACTGTAATCAAGTCTGACATTCGTATGAAGTAGTAACTAAAATGTTACATATGGATATTTGTCTATTTGTTACAAATAAGTCCACAAGACAGCCATTGTTCAAGGTGTAGTTGCATTGGGGATGCTCCCAAAGACGTAGTACAACAGGTATGCTCAACGGAGAATGCTGTTCAAAAACCGGTAAGATAAACAAAGTTCATTGAATTTACACTTTTCTCAGACATATCCCTTCTGATTCACTTTCTTTTGAAAGGTCTCCAACTTTGGCAATTCTGCCGTTGGCGTTATTTGGCAAGCGGAAGCAATGGAGCTTGCAAACATTCGCTCTCCCCACCTTGCAAGGTACGAATGCACATACCTTGTTGGTAGTTTGTCTCTCTTCGTAGCTACTTTTCCAATTTCCCGCTTCTGTACCCGTTCCTATTTCTAATGGTTGTTCTCTCGAGAGAATGCAGGGCTATTGGTAAATCTACCGTGAAGAATGACGCAAGAAACTTACGGCTTCAACTTCGAAACAAACTCTTACTTCCTCTATTTACTGAAAAGAAACTAGAAGGAGAGGGTGGTGCTCGCATTTCTGTTGCATTGATCGATGCGGATACAGGGGATGTCGTTACGTCAGGGCCGGAAGCCTCCATCAAGTTGGACGTCGTTGTGCTTGAAGGTGACTTCAACAGAGACGATGGGGAAAATTGGGCTCCAGAAGAGTTTGATAGCTACGTGGTTAAAGAACGAGAAGGAAAGGGGCCGCTTTTGAGAGGAAAGCTCCAAGTGAAGCTCAAGGCTGGTGTTGGGGAGCTGGGAGACTTGATGTTTACTGACAATTCCAGCTGGAATCGAAGCAAAAGTTTCAGGATAGGGCTCAAAGTGGCATCGCGTGATGGTAAGAATACACGaatccaagaagaaaaaacagatgCCTTTCCCGTTAGGGAACGTAGGACACAAGGTATGTATAATTTTTACAGTCAAAATTCCTTAATTCATTACAATTTTAATagttctatttatttattacaatcTTGATAGCAAGGGCCGCATCGGaaataaacttgaaatcttAAGAGGAATCCGACGGTATTATTTATCGGTTATAGAACGGCTTCATTATGCTCTTCTGATAGAGCGGTCTCATTATAATTATTAGCGAATGTTGACAGTTTGGATCCTTTCCAGCAGAGGTTTGCACGCCTATCAGATGTTTGCTGCTACTCATTAATCTTATAGCGACTGAGACCTTACTGACTCTGCTCTCTTCATTTTGCAGGAAAGAAAAGCATCATCTGCCTGTATCGGATGACGAAGTCTGGTGGCTGAAGAATATTGCCAAAGATAGGAAAATCTCGCTAAAATGATTGAAACTGGAATAAGGGCTTCCTTAGCTAATCTGTCTGAGTCATTCACATAACAGCTTAGAGGGTTTTTAGTTGCACAAGAAGCATTGTTTGGCCTATTGATCTTAGCTTTACTGCAATTTTCATCCTGTATTCACTTTACAGCATACGAGAAACACCGTCCACCAGCATCTGACGATGAGGTCTGGAGATTGGAAAATATCGCAAAGGATGGACCATTTCACAAACGGCTGATTGAAGCAGGAATACATAGGGTGGAAGAGTTTTTACGACAACACTCCATGGACTCTGAGAAACTGAGAATTGTAAGATTTTGCACATGGTTCTCAATTTGGATTGAACTCCCTAAACCAAGAAGAGTATTATTCTGTTTGTTCATTGCAGATTCTTGGAAAGGGCATGAGAGAGGAGAAGTGGAAAGCCCTCCTAAATCATGCAAGAACTTGCACTTCGAATGGGAAACTCTACGTGTACTATCACGATAATGCAAGTGATCACGGTGTTATATTCAACAATGTTGGTCAACTCAGTGGCCTTACTACGGACGGGGTGTATTATGCTGCTGACATATTTTCTCCCCAGCAGAAGGTAACTGGGAAATTCTACCTTTTTTAGTATTTGCCATGCAATTTGCAAGGGACAACCCTGACCTCAGATTATCAGTTAAAATTTTATCTACACTGTCCACGTAGCATAGGCATGATAGTTGATCAGGGAcctgtttttaaaaattaggtGCATTCAGTTATGTTGCATTAGTGATTATTTTCTGTTGATGATCGCAATTTCAACTTCCCAATGGGGTGTCTCCAATGCTAAGCTGTGTTAATCAGCTTTGCAAAATGCCAGGGAAAAGGCAAAAGCaaacacaaaagagagtttctCTGATGATAATCTTCTACTTcttttttataagtaaaagaaaatatcgCTGAAGGGCACCAAGTGGGGGCAAAGCCATGTAGAGAAAAGCTTAGCACTAAAAGAGCTCATTTACAATACAAATCATCTACAATGTCATTTAAAGCATTTACATATTCACATAACTTTCCATTATACCGAAGTCTCAGAATAGAGTTTTCCTGGCAACATCCAACTGACAATCTTCCATTTTAGTCTCCTAATGACACTCTGTCCCGTCTTCATTCTCTGATAAAAAATTTTATCACCACTCTCTTGTCCCCATCATTCAACCCCATGACAATCCAAGACATAATTTTGAACTTTATATAAACAAAGAAGAGCCCTTTCCACTGCTACCACTCACAACCTCCTTTTTCTGTCCGGAGTTTTATCATTGTTGGTGGAGCACTGAAGGCGTTTCAAttccttgattttattttttcaagtaCTTAAAATGCTCAGGGCCATCATTTCCGTTCTCAAGCTCCTCGAAAAGACTCATAGCTGTATATTCGAACCCTTGGAAGGAGACTCCAGGGACCTGGCCAACAGCCTTGAAATTTAACAATGGAACTGATAATATGAGTATCTTGCCTCATCAACCCCCATCGGCACCAAGACCAATGAATCTCCATCCACATCCAATTTGAACTCCTCCAAAGGCTGCCCCCTTCTTTTGCTCTCACCCCTTGAAAGACATCACCAGAAGCGCCTCCTGTGGGATCAGGAGTGCAGTTAGCAGCTTAGGAGCACTCTATGCTCATACGGTGTTCTAAGTTTTTGACTCATTCACCATGTTATGGTACTTTCAAGTCGAGATGCTTTTTGTTGCTTTCATCAAATTCTGTGAACACCAACTTTGCATCTTCCTACCTTGTTTGATCTGTctgagaaaaaaagggaacatATTAGACACATCTTCTTAAAAATGCCTTCGATATCCATGCGAGTCCAGCCCGAATTATTTGAGTCACCTAGGGTGTAAGATAACCCTGATAAAGCAACTGGTCGAGGAAGTAGTAATTTTCAAGTCTTCCAAGTCTGTGCTGATAAATTGGTGAAAAAGGCCTATGAGAATTGGAATGATGTCACACGATACGAAGCTGAGGCTTTTTCAAGTTCCATGTCAGAAAATATCTCGTGTTCTTTTCTGTGTGAAGTTCTAGGAGATCAACAATGCCTCCATCCAGCTCCCAACAATACGCCTCCACCGAGATTGGGCAGTCATGTTGGTTTGGTAGTACCTCCTAGAACTTCAGCATCCACAGTGGA
Protein-coding regions in this window:
- the LOC120293994 gene encoding calmodulin-binding protein 60 D-like codes for the protein MVVLSRECRAIGKSTVKNDARNLRLQLRNKLLLPLFTEKKLEGEGGARISVALIDADTGDVVTSGPEASIKLDVVVLEGDFNRDDGENWAPEEFDSYVVKEREGKGPLLRGKLQVKLKAGVGELGDLMFTDNSSWNRSKSFRIGLKVASRDGKNTRIQEEKTDAFPVRERRTQANVDSLDPFQQRKEKHHLPVSDDEVWWLKNIAKDRKISLK
- the LOC104414504 gene encoding uncharacterized protein LOC104414504, with amino-acid sequence MDSEKLRIILGKGMREEKWKALLNHARTCTSNGKLYVYYHDNASDHGVIFNNVGQLSGLTTDGVYYAADIFSPQQKVCADKLVKKAYENWNDVTRYEAEAFSSSMSENISCSFLCEVLGDQQCLHPAPNNTPPPRLGSHVGLVVPPRTSASTVEGNRRITAAQLLIRSQSLNPQNATLNQMEPSADTNVQPLGQLHWSTSGFPALRNSGSTAARLPIQPQSLNSRPGTWNPIIGGLNQMEPSAYTYGSFPGFNKLNFPPLMLISLRHGIVLSSLVEIGTSIQKYAESLFAMVMNGVRI